Genomic segment of Gemmatimonadota bacterium:
TAGCGCTCGACCTCCCTGAGGTTCTCAGGACTCGAGATCAACGCGATCCACCAGTCCCTCCCCTCCGACGTACGCCCGGTGCGCACCATGGTGATGCGATCCGAGGCCGCTGCCAGCCGTTGGAAGTAGTCTATGGACTGCTCGTAGGTCGCGAGGCGGAAGTCGGCGCCCGGCGCGAAGCCCAGCACGGACTCGGGGGAGGGAGCTTGGGCGGTCCCGGGAACCGCGAAGACAGCGATGGCCCCCGCGGCGATGAGGGGCGACCGCCAGAAGCTTCTCACTGGGTGTGCCGCTTTGGCCCCTTTGGCCCCTGTGGCCCCTGTGGCCCCTGTCGCTCGTGTGGCCCCTGTGGCTCCTGTGGCTCACTGATGATGCGGGTGCTGTCCGACCGGAAGATTCGAGGCGCGAACTCCCTCATGCGCCGCTCCTTGTCCAGATACGGTACGCCGTCGGTCATCCAACCCGCGGCGGGCTCACCCTTGAGGTGGTGTTCGAAGAACTGGCGCAGTCGGTGCTGGAAGTCGACGCGATTCTGGAGCTTGCGCAGACCGTGCCCCTCGTCGGGATAGGAGAGCCAGATGATCGGCTTCCCGAGGAAGCGAAGCGCATTGTACCACTCGAGCCCCTGTTCCCAATTCACGGTCGGGTCCGCCTCGCCGTGCAGGTAGAGGACCGGCGTGTCCATGCTCTGGACGCCGGAGATCGGGGACTGATCCCAGTACCGCTGGAAGTCGTCGTACGGGTTCGTCGCGTACCGGCCCTGACCGTAGATGTCGTACGAATGGTTGTTCCGACCGCTACCCACGAAGAGTTGGTTGAACTCGCTCACGAGGTTGATCGGGGCCGCTCCGTGTGCGATCGCCGAAAACATCTCTGACCGGGTCGCGATGTAGGCGCTGCCTCCCCCGCTGTACGAATGACCGCTGAGGCCCAGGGCGTCGGGGTCCGCGTACCCCATCTCGATCACCTTCCGCACTGCCGCCTCGACCGACTCGAGCATGTCGCTGTGAGAGCTGCCGATCCGGAAGTGCACGTCCGGCTGCATGACGAGATACCCGTTGCTCACGTAGCCCGCGAAGTTCGGCGAATGTCGGAAGGTGGGCGTTGGGTACAGGTGCAGATCCTGGGAGTACTTCTCGTAGAAACGCACGAGCATCGGCAGCTTTTGGCCCGGTTCGTAGTCGTCCGGGATGGCGAGCGTACCCTGAAGTGGCACGCCGTCGTCGTTCGTGTAGTCGAACAGGATGCGATGACCCCACAGGAACTCGTCCTGCTGCGGGTTCGCGTCCGTGACCCGCGTCCGGTCCGCGAAATCGTTTCCGCTCACGTACAGGTCCGGATACTCCTGGAAGGTCTGGGCTGTGAACAGATACCGTTCGGCGTCAGCGGCCTTTCTCGGCGTATCGAAGCGGCGGTCCTCCCACGTAAGCTGCTCGAGGTCGTCGCCGTCCAACTCGAAGAAGCCTTCTTTCTTCGTCCACTGCCCATACGCGTCGATCAACAGCGGCTCGCCGAGGTCGATCGTACGGGCATCGGGATCGGTGCGGATGTAGCGGAGTCGCATTTCGTCCGCGGCTCCGCGGCCGCCCGTCAGGTTCGTCGCGCTGCTTCCGTCGAGCGGCTGGAGCCAGATGTCGTAGCGATCATACAGCACGACTCCGTCACCGTCCGCGGTCCAGCCGGCGACACCGTGCGGAGGCTTTTCCCCGAAACGGTCGTACTCCTGGTTGGTGAAGTCCACCGGAGCGGAACCGGTGAGGTTCACGTGTTCGTCGTCCACGATCCGGTAGTCCCAAAAGTCGCCGTCCTTCCAGTAGAGATAGTGCCTGCTATCCGGGGACAGCCCGAGCGTGCGTAGCTGGCCCTCGAGGACGGTCACTCGCTCCCCCGTCCGCAGATCCAGGCGGTAGAGGTCGGCCAGCTCGGGCCGCCAATCGGAGATGTACGCGGTCTCGTCCCGACCGATCGCCCAACGCCCGTCCCGCGTGATCTCCACGGTGCGCATGCGCTCATCGGCGAGCGGGACGACTGTACCGCGCTCCAAGTTCACCGCCGCGACGTACGTCCGGTCCCGGTCCCGCGATGCAGCCTGCTCCTGTTGGGACTGAATCCGGTCGTCGGCCCAGTGCCAGATGTTGACGTCCGCCAACGGCAGGTCGTCTTCCGGCCAGTCCTCCAGTTCGTCGTCCTGTCGCTTGGTCGCGACGAAGAGCATGGTGGCGTCTTCGTTCCAGACGAGGCTGCCCTTCTCACTCAAGACTACTCCGTCGCCGAGGCCGCCATTGCCCGTCGCGTCGATATCGATCCGCGTTGGCGGGCGGTTCGCCACGTGCCTGAACGCGATCAGTACATTCTCGCGCTCGACCTTCTGCTCCGGCTTTTCGCCGCGGAGGACGGCGAGCGCGTCACCCTCCTCGGACCACGTCAGCCGGGCGTACCGCTCCTTGGCGTTGTCGAGTCCCCTACGGGAGCCCGTGGCGAGATCGACCAGGTACAGACCATTCCCGTCCTTGTCCTCAGCGTCCACGGTGAAGGCGAGGTGAGTCCCGCCATCGTTGAACTCGGCTTCTCCGACGCTGCCGATCAGCTCCTCGAATCCTTCGCGAAGGTTGCGGAGGATGAGGTCGGTGCCGTCGTGCTCCGCCTCTTCGTTCGTCTTCCTCTTCTTCACAAAGAAGTGGCTCGAGCCTTCGGAGAAGCCGAAGGAGGAAGCGTCGTCCCAGGTGAAGCTTGCGCCCGTCGCGAGCTCGAGCAGGCCGGCCTGCCGCGTTACGGTTTCTCCCTCACGGAGCAACTTCTCCGCTTCGAGAAACGGCGGCGCAATGAAGTACGCGATCCACGCCCCGTCGTCCGACAACTCCGGGTCTGACGCCGACGCGATCACGTGCGCGGCATCCGAGTCGAGCGCCTCGACGTGCAGCGTGTCGTCGCCCCGCACGCGCGAGTACGCCCACGCGACCCACCGGCCGTCGTCCGAGATCTTCGAACCCGAGATCGTACGCCACTGCGCGTAGTCGGCGATCTCCAGCGTTCTTTTCTCCGTGGCGGACTGTGCCTGAACGGAAACCGGCACCATGAATGGTGCCAGAGCGACCAAGATAACGGCTGACAGGGAGGGCAGCCGGCGGCGGCGCGGTGCGCGAGAGAGCATGGAACGCCTCACGGAGAAGATGATGAACCGGGCGAACACCCCGCTCGCGATCCTGCTGTCGACCGGGGGCGTCGGCTACCCTAGCGGCCGCTTGGAAGGAAGGCCAGAGGTCCCCTAGTGCCCCTGTGCTCCGCGGCGCTAGACTTCTGAATGCCTCGACCGCTCTTGCTTGTCCACCTCGTTGTACTCGTGTCCGTGAATCAGGTGATTTGCGGCTGACAATTACAGATCGGAGAGATCCCGATGCTTGCCGTTCATCTTGCCCGTGCCCGACTCGGGGCCGCGGCACTCTTGGTGCTACTGGGCGCCGCGTGCGGCCTACCGCAGCGCAGCGATGTATATCGTCTTTCCGCACCCTACAACTTCGCCTTCTATGACACGCATGAGTTGGCCGCGCGCTCGTTCTACGCGGCCCACTTCGCCCACTTCGGAGCGTACGAGCTACTCATGGATCCGGGTGCGGACATCGGTGCAAGGATGTCGGAGTTCGAAGCACAAGTCCGTGCGTACGTGGCCGACCCGCCGAAATTCGAACCGCCCGCCGACATCGTCGCTCCCACTTGGAGCAGGATGGCGTTCGAGACCGGCCAGTCCATGGATTGGACGCACATGCTGCACTCGCAGCTCTATGACATCCTCACCGACGACCGAATAGCGGAAAAGCGAGCGGCCGGTGAGCGTGCGGTCACTTATTACCTATCAGAGCCCAACGCTGCTTTTTCGACCAGAGGATACGGTCACCGCTGGATGGAAGGTGGCGGTGAATGGGCGGGAGCGTTCAGGCGAACGTACCCCGGCGTCAACGGAATCCTCTGGGCCTACCACTGGCATCACGCAGCGGTGTACGAGGCCCTCATGGAGTCGGACCCGGCTCGGCGCCGAACTGAGCTCGACCGGGTGATTCGCATCTTCACCGACTCCGTGCTCGTCGACCTGCCGGACGTTATGCCGCTCATGGCGGAGGTGGCGCCCGAGTTCTCTGAGATGTTTCCAGCAGCTGCGCACATCTTCGACAACCTTCACATGATGCATGATGTCGTAAACGACATCATGGCCGACGCTTCTTACGCGTTGGACCAGAAGGCCGCAGAGATCAGGCGACTGCGCGAGTTGATGGTCTACGCTGGTCAGGACACTGTCGTGGCGCCCCCCATGCCCATGCGTGACGGCCACTCGATGAGCGGTGGCGCGATGCGCGTACCCACCCAGCTGCCCTCGGGGGAGTGGCTTCCGCAGGGTCACCCGGACGCTCGCATGGCGTCGATGCAGGAGTTCATGCAGCCGCTGCCGGCGAGTGGGTCCGGGTCGGGAGGTGCGTGATGAAACGGCCGGCCTACGTCCTCTCCGTTAGCCTCGTCCTTGCAGCCCAGCCACACGTGGGCTGGGCCCAGGAGGATTTTCGCGCCGCCGACCTCGACCGTCCCATACGGGTCGAGGACGCCTATCCGATCAAGTTCCGCGAGTGGGAGTTCGAGATCGGGTCCCGAGGCACCCTGGAAGAAGGATCTCGTGGTCTGCACGGGATCTTGGAGGTGAAGACCGGGGTGTTTCGGAACACACAGTTCGGGATCGAGGTCGAGAGTGCGGTCCGCACCCTCGGGTCAGGCGCGGATACTGGTCTCGAATCCGCTTCTGCACACCTGCTCTACGGCATTCGGCGAGAGACCGTCTCGCTGCCGGCGATGGCGATCCGGCTGGAGGGAGCCACGCCCGGTACGGGCGCGATCGGTCACGAAGATGCGCAGTTCGGCTTCAAGGGGATCGTAACCCGGTCTTTCGGTCGGTTACGTCTACACGGCAACGGCGGATACACTGTGGCCAGTCGGGCCGATGGCGGGGACTTCTGGCGGGTCGGTCTAGGAAGCGACTATCCGATCGGACTCTTCAGCCGCGCGGTGCTCGCCGACGTCTATGTCGAGATCCCCACGTCACAGGCTCGGTCACGTGTTTGGGTCGAAGTCGGTACCCGCGTCCAGGTGAGCAACTGGAGCGTTCTGGACCTGGGCCTGTCGACGCGCTTGGATGAGTGGGACGCCGGCAACGCGAACGTCGAGCTGGTAGTCGGCTTCTCGAGAGTGTTCGGGATCCAGGGGAACGTCGGTCCGTATCCGAATCCGACGATACGGTGATGGGGATGGACGGGATGGCCTTGCTGAACTGAACTAGGAGATGGTCATGAGGATCACACGCTGTGCCCTGGCAGTGCTGGCGATCGTGGCGCTTGGCCATGCGGCTCCCCCGCTGCAGGCGCAGGACACTCGAGCGGTAACCGAAGTGATCGAGGCGTTCCACGCAGCGCTGGTCGCGGGTGACTCGACCAAGGCGTTGTCCCTACTCGCCGACGACGTCGTGATTCTCGAGAGCGGCGGGGTGGAGGACAAGAACCAATACCGGAACGGTCACATCTCGGGTGACATGCGCTTTTCGCAAGCGGTTCCGCGGGAGCGTGGCGAGATCGACGTTCGCGTCGTCGGCGATGTCGCCTGGGCGTCGTCGACCAGCGTCAGCCAGGGCCGCATGGGCGATCGGGAGATCAATTCTCAGGGAGCCGAGCTGGTGGTTCTGGCCAGGGATGGAGCGTCGTGGAAGATCACGGCAATCCATTGGTCGTCCAGGACGCGTCGCGAATAGGTGCGGGCATCATGGGCGTGGGGGTTCTCTAACTACTACCTACCTGGGAGAGCGCCTGCTCAGGCGAGTTCACGTCGACTCTCGCCTCGAGTACGTCCGCGTCCTCCGCGATGACCTCGAGCGTTTCGTCGTGGAACGTCACGATCCAGTGCGCGGTCTCACCCGCGGTAGCCTCGTCCGAGTCCTCGACGACGTGGAACGAGTACGGCTCGAGGCCGGCATCGTGGAGCGGATGCTCGTGGAGTCGCTCGTCTCCCGGAGGCCCGAGCGTCAGCGACTCGACGCCCGTGAACCTCAGGACCGCGCAGTACTCGTCGAAGCCCGGATGATTCGGACTGGCGTCCGATCCCCACCCGGGGAAGTCCGCGTTGTTGCATCGATACGCGACCCAAGCGGTCCCACGGTCTTCGTACACCGCAGGCTCGGGTGAGCCCACGTCCATGGCAGGTGGGTCGGGCCAGTCCTCGATTCGCGGTTCTGCCACAGCGGGAGGTCTGCTAGACCCAGCCCTTCGCCCGGAACCCCTTGAGCGTCTCCGCCCAACGGTCCTGCTCCTCCGGCAGGCCGAACGAGATCCTGCTCCACTCGAGCATGGGCGGGAACGGGCGACCCACACGAACCCCGGCGTCGGCCATCCGGCTGATATACGTGTCGAGGTCCCCGTTGATGCGGTGCATGGTGAAGTTCGCGTCGCTAGGCAGGCACTCGAGCCCGAGCTCGTCGCACGTGGCTTGCACGATCTTCTTGGACGCTTCGTTGAGCTCCAGACTGCGCGCCGTGTGGGCTTCGTCCCTCAAAGACGCGATGCCTGCCGCGGTCGCGAGCACGTTCGGACTGTTCTTTGCTACGAACTCCGTCAGGCGGGTGATCGTGTCCGGGTGTGCCACGGCGTACCCGACGCGCAGGCCGGCCATCCCGAAGATCTTCGAGAAGGTGCGGACGACGATCACGTTGGGGTGTGTGTCGATCCACTTGAGTGCTGACCAATAGGAGGGGTTGTCGACGTAGTCGAAATAAGCCTCGTCCATCAAGAACATCGTCGTCTTGGGCGCGTCGGCGATCCACGCGTCGATATCGCGCGACGCAGTGATCGTCCCTGTCGGGTTGTTCGGGTTGCAGAAGTACACGATCGACGGCCGGCGAGACCCCTCGGCATGCTCTCGCATGCGACCGACGTCGTGCTCGTGGCTACCGGTCAGGGGTACCGCGACGAGGTTGAACGACAGCGGGCGCTGATAGCGGGGCACGTCCTCGAACGTCGGCTCCGCGATTACGAGCGGAACGTTCGGCCCCTGGTACGCTTGCACCGCCATCTGGAGGATCTCGGTCGAGCCCGATCCCAGCACGAGGTTTTCTTCCTTCACGTCCATGTACTTCGCCAGCTCTTGCAACAGCGCAGGGGTATAGTCGGAAGGGTACCGATTCGCGTGCGGGATCGCGTCGATGACCGCCTGCCGGGCGGACTCGGAGAGGCCGAGCGCGTTCTCATTAGAGCTGAGCTTTACCGACCCGTCGGGTAGCGTCTTGCCGGGGCCCCAGCCGGGGGTGTGTTCCAGTAGGGCCGTGAGGGAGGCGGCGGTGCCGCTGACGCCGACGAGTCCGGCTGCCATGCCTGTGCCTACGAAGCCTCGACGATCCATGGGTCCCTCCTGCGTGTGGTTGCGCTTCGGCAATTTGCGAGAGGATGGGGGGGACCGAAAGGGTTCGTCCCCTGTAGGATGTGCTTCAACCGGAGCCGGACACTACGAACGGATCGACATGCGACGTCTCGCCACGACTACGCTTTTCCTCGGTACGATCACGCTGCCGGCTACGCTGTCGGCGCAAGAGTTCGACGCCCCCGTCCGTTACGACCAGGACTACCTGAGCGCCGACTTTCATCGCGGTCGCCGTGCCGCAGTGATGGCGCAGCTCCCAGGCAACTCGCTCGTCGTGCTCTTCGGGGCGCCCGTGCGGAATCGCAACGGCGACATGAACTACGAGTACCGTCAGTCGAGCGATTTCCTCTACCTCACCGGAAGCGAGGAGCCTGGCTCTGCGTTGATCATGGCACCGGGGGGGCTGGAAGTGGACGGCCAGCGCGTGCACGAGATCCTGTTCGTGCCGCCGCGCGATCCCGCACGCGAGGTATGGGATGGACGCCGATTCGGTGCAGAACGAGCTATGCAGCGGCTCGGAGTGCAGCTCGCGCTCGATGCGACGCGCTTCGGCGAGGTCTTGGTGCCTTTGCTGCGGACTGGGCAGCACCGTGTTTACCACCTCGCTTTCCCCGACGGGGTCCCTGAACGATCGCCGCTGCATGACCAGCTAGCCGCGTTCATCGACAACGTGGACCCAGAGGCGCTAGCCGGGGGCGGTACCGGTGATGCCAAGCCGCTCCGAGGACTCCTGGACGAACTGCGTGCGATCAAGTCCGCTGAGGAGATGACCGCGCTACGGCGCGCGATCGACATCACCGTCGAGGCGCACCGCGAGGTCATGCAGCAGGTGAAGGCAGGGTGGGCCGAGTACGAGATCGAGGCGCTCGTCGAATACACGTTCAAACGCAACGGCTCCGAGCAGCCCGGCTTCAACAGCATCATCGGCAGCGGCGAGAACTCGACCATCTTGCACTACATGACGAACCGGCGGGTCACCGAGGCGGGTGATGTGGTCGTCATCGATATCGGAGCTGAAGTCCACGGTTACTCGGCCGACATCACACGCACGATTCCAGTGAGCGGCACCTATTCACCCGAGCAGCGCACGATCTACGAGCTCGTCTACCGCGCTCAGGAAGCCGGCATCCAAGCAACACGGGCCGGCAACGCGTTCTTGGCCTCGAACAGGGAGGCATCGCGCGTGCTGGCAGAAGGGCTGGCGGAGCTCGGACTGATCTCGAGCGCCGCCGACCAGCGCGGGTTGCGTCGCTTCTTCACGCACGGGACCAGCCACTACCTCGGACTCGACGTTCACGACGTGGGTAGCTACGGACCGCTCCGCCCCGGCGAGGTCGTCACGATCGAACCGGGCATCTACATCCCTGCCGCCGAGGACATCGACCCGAAGTGGTGGAACATCGGCATTCGCATCGAAGACGATGTGCTCGTCACCGATGGGGATCCGGTGATCTTGTCGGCGGCGGCGCCTCGGCAGATCGATGAGGTTGAGGCTCTCATGCGGACGATTTCCTAGAAACCGCTTTTTGGTGGTTCCTGCGGCCGCACGCCGGGGGCTTCGCGCTCGGCTCCGGCTACGGTCGCGACTGGTCGGACAGGTGCGGGACCTTGGTTGCGTCGCGTCCGTAGAGTCGCCTCGCTGCGAAGCCCCCGGCGCGCGGCCTCCGGCGCGTTGGCGCGGGTCCCAGGATTCGTCTTTTTCTACACGTTGAAGCGGACGTGCATGATATCTCCGTCCGACACGACGTACTCCTTGCCCTCCACCTGGAGCTTGCCGGCGTCCTTCACGGCGGCCTCCGAGCCGTACTCCATGAACAGCTCGTATGGCGTGACCTCGGCGCGTATGAAGCCACGCTCCAGGTCGGAGTGGATCTTCCCGGCGGCAGGGCGCGCTTTCGTGCCGCGTCGGATCGTCCAGGCGCGGACCTCGTCCTCGCTGACCGTGAAGAAGGAGATGAGGTCGAGCAGGCCGTAGGCGGCACGGATGAAGCGCGCGATCGCGGACTCGGAAAGCCCCAGATCGGAAAGGAAGTGGGCCTGGTCTTCGCCATCCATGCTCGCGATATCCGCTTCGACACTTGCGGAAAGAGTCAGCCCAGCCGCCTGCAACTCCTCGATGCGTTTGGCCAGATCTTCGGGCATCGGCTCGGCGGCTCGGTCTTCGGCGCGGTTCAGCGTGATCAGCAGAGGGCGGTCGGACAGCAGCCCGAAGCCTTTGAGATACTTCCGGTCGAGCTCGGCCTCCGGGATCGACCGGAGCGCTCGCTCGCTCTCGAGCGCGGACAGCATGATCTCGAACGCAGCGATCTCGAGCTGATCAATTCGCTCTTTGCGGGCGCGATCCAGCCGTTTCTCGACGATCTCGTGGTCGGCGAAAATGCATTCCGAGTGGAAAGCCTCGAGATCGCCGAGCGGGTCGGGCTCGTCCTCCAGCGCCGGGTTGTCGAAGTCGCGCAGCACGAGGCACAGCGCTTCCTGATCACGGATCTGCTGGAGGCCTCGCGGCGAGAGTCCCCTCTTGGCCGCACCGTGTTCGCCCGGCACGTCGCAGAAGCTCATCTCCGCGAACGTGGTCTTCCTCGGCGAGAAGATCTGCGAGAGCCGGTCGATGCGCTCGTCCGGCACGCGAACCATGCCGAGGCGGACTCCGCCACCATGTCCGACCGGGACATCTTGCCCCGTCATCGTATTGAAAACAGTGGTCTTCCCCGAACCGGCGAAGCCGACGAGACCGATCTTCATGCGATGTGCCTGCGGAGTGCGGTGTTTCGGGCACATGCGCGTCCGCGCCCGAGCGGCTTAGAGTCTAACCAAGTCACTTGGGCGCGCGCAGGGGCGATTGCGGACCGATCGCGCCATGGCGCGGCCTCTCCCCCCCCGCGGTTGCGACGATCACGTCTCCGGAGTCGTGTTGCCTGTACGTTTGTCTTGGGAATGATGTAATGATGGTATATCATGATGTCATGACATCACTCATCCGGATTCAGGTCCAGGTCACGGCGCCGCAGGCCGACTTCCTCAGGGCGCTCGGCGCGGAAGAAGGGCGGTCGCTGGCAGACCTCGTGCGCGAAGCGGTCGACGGCCTGATTCAGGAATACCAGGGAATCGACCCGGAGACCCGCCGGGCGAGCGCGCTCGGCGTCGTGGGGCACTTTCGCTCCGGCCTTTGCGACGTAGCCGCGGAGCACGATCGGTATCTGGGAGACGCGTTCGAGGCATGAAGGTGTTCGTCGATACCTCGGCTTTCTTCGCGATCCTCGATGCGGACGATGCGATGCACGCGACCGCGGCCGCGTACCTCACCAGCGCACTGGAGTCTCGCACGCGATTGATCACGAGCAACTACGTGGTCGTCGAAACGTCCGCGCTGACTCGGAGCCGCCTCGGCGCTGAGGCGTTTCGCGCGTTCACCGAGAAGCTGCTACCCGTCGCGAAGATCGAGTGGGTCACGCCCCAGCAGCACTCAGCGGCGACGTCGGCCGCCCTATTGGTAGGGAACGCCGGACCCAGCCTGGTGGACTGCACCAGCTTCGAGGTGATGCGCGCACTCGGGATCGGGACCGCGTTCGCGCACCATCGGCACTTCTCACAAGCCGGATTCGAGTCCGCAAAGGTGGGCTGAGGGGAATCGAGCTCCGCTGATCGTCGTTCTCGCTGTCGGCTCGACGGTCCCGGAGGCCCGGTCAGCGTATCTCCGTATCGACCTCGGTCTCCCCCTCGGAGCGTGCGATGATGGCCGCGCCGCACGAATCGCTGAACACGTTGACCGCGGTCCGGTACATGTCGAGCGGCCGATCAATGGCGAGCATCATGCCGACGATCACGTTCACCTCTGGGCCGGCAAGGCCGATGGCCTCGAGCACGATGAAGATGACGACCAGGCCCGCAGAGGGGACTGCGGCCGCTCCGATCGAGGCGAGCAGCGCGGTGAGGACGACGACGGCCTGGATCCCGATGGACAGGTCGGCCCCGAGCACCTGCGCGATGAAGAGCACACCAGCGCACTCGAAGACCGCGGTGCCGTCCATGTTGACGGTCGCACCCATGGGGAGCACGAACGACGCGACCTTATTCGACACCCCGACCTTCTCCTCTACGACGCTCATCGTAACCGGCAGCGTGGCGCCCGACGAG
This window contains:
- a CDS encoding prolyl oligopeptidase family serine peptidase; its protein translation is MLSRAPRRRRLPSLSAVILVALAPFMVPVSVQAQSATEKRTLEIADYAQWRTISGSKISDDGRWVAWAYSRVRGDDTLHVEALDSDAAHVIASASDPELSDDGAWIAYFIAPPFLEAEKLLREGETVTRQAGLLELATGASFTWDDASSFGFSEGSSHFFVKKRKTNEEAEHDGTDLILRNLREGFEELIGSVGEAEFNDGGTHLAFTVDAEDKDGNGLYLVDLATGSRRGLDNAKERYARLTWSEEGDALAVLRGEKPEQKVERENVLIAFRHVANRPPTRIDIDATGNGGLGDGVVLSEKGSLVWNEDATMLFVATKRQDDELEDWPEDDLPLADVNIWHWADDRIQSQQEQAASRDRDRTYVAAVNLERGTVVPLADERMRTVEITRDGRWAIGRDETAYISDWRPELADLYRLDLRTGERVTVLEGQLRTLGLSPDSRHYLYWKDGDFWDYRIVDDEHVNLTGSAPVDFTNQEYDRFGEKPPHGVAGWTADGDGVVLYDRYDIWLQPLDGSSATNLTGGRGAADEMRLRYIRTDPDARTIDLGEPLLIDAYGQWTKKEGFFELDGDDLEQLTWEDRRFDTPRKAADAERYLFTAQTFQEYPDLYVSGNDFADRTRVTDANPQQDEFLWGHRILFDYTNDDGVPLQGTLAIPDDYEPGQKLPMLVRFYEKYSQDLHLYPTPTFRHSPNFAGYVSNGYLVMQPDVHFRIGSSHSDMLESVEAAVRKVIEMGYADPDALGLSGHSYSGGGSAYIATRSEMFSAIAHGAAPINLVSEFNQLFVGSGRNNHSYDIYGQGRYATNPYDDFQRYWDQSPISGVQSMDTPVLYLHGEADPTVNWEQGLEWYNALRFLGKPIIWLSYPDEGHGLRKLQNRVDFQHRLRQFFEHHLKGEPAAGWMTDGVPYLDKERRMREFAPRIFRSDSTRIISEPQEPQGPHERQGPQGPQGPKGPKRHTQ
- a CDS encoding nuclear transport factor 2 family protein — protein: MRITRCALAVLAIVALGHAAPPLQAQDTRAVTEVIEAFHAALVAGDSTKALSLLADDVVILESGGVEDKNQYRNGHISGDMRFSQAVPRERGEIDVRVVGDVAWASSTSVSQGRMGDREINSQGAELVVLARDGASWKITAIHWSSRTRRE
- a CDS encoding aminotransferase class I/II-fold pyridoxal phosphate-dependent enzyme, which produces MDRRGFVGTGMAAGLVGVSGTAASLTALLEHTPGWGPGKTLPDGSVKLSSNENALGLSESARQAVIDAIPHANRYPSDYTPALLQELAKYMDVKEENLVLGSGSTEILQMAVQAYQGPNVPLVIAEPTFEDVPRYQRPLSFNLVAVPLTGSHEHDVGRMREHAEGSRRPSIVYFCNPNNPTGTITASRDIDAWIADAPKTTMFLMDEAYFDYVDNPSYWSALKWIDTHPNVIVVRTFSKIFGMAGLRVGYAVAHPDTITRLTEFVAKNSPNVLATAAGIASLRDEAHTARSLELNEASKKIVQATCDELGLECLPSDANFTMHRINGDLDTYISRMADAGVRVGRPFPPMLEWSRISFGLPEEQDRWAETLKGFRAKGWV
- a CDS encoding aminopeptidase P N-terminal domain-containing protein encodes the protein MRRLATTTLFLGTITLPATLSAQEFDAPVRYDQDYLSADFHRGRRAAVMAQLPGNSLVVLFGAPVRNRNGDMNYEYRQSSDFLYLTGSEEPGSALIMAPGGLEVDGQRVHEILFVPPRDPAREVWDGRRFGAERAMQRLGVQLALDATRFGEVLVPLLRTGQHRVYHLAFPDGVPERSPLHDQLAAFIDNVDPEALAGGGTGDAKPLRGLLDELRAIKSAEEMTALRRAIDITVEAHREVMQQVKAGWAEYEIEALVEYTFKRNGSEQPGFNSIIGSGENSTILHYMTNRRVTEAGDVVVIDIGAEVHGYSADITRTIPVSGTYSPEQRTIYELVYRAQEAGIQATRAGNAFLASNREASRVLAEGLAELGLISSAADQRGLRRFFTHGTSHYLGLDVHDVGSYGPLRPGEVVTIEPGIYIPAAEDIDPKWWNIGIRIEDDVLVTDGDPVILSAAAPRQIDEVEALMRTIS
- the ychF gene encoding redox-regulated ATPase YchF, with the translated sequence MKIGLVGFAGSGKTTVFNTMTGQDVPVGHGGGVRLGMVRVPDERIDRLSQIFSPRKTTFAEMSFCDVPGEHGAAKRGLSPRGLQQIRDQEALCLVLRDFDNPALEDEPDPLGDLEAFHSECIFADHEIVEKRLDRARKERIDQLEIAAFEIMLSALESERALRSIPEAELDRKYLKGFGLLSDRPLLITLNRAEDRAAEPMPEDLAKRIEELQAAGLTLSASVEADIASMDGEDQAHFLSDLGLSESAIARFIRAAYGLLDLISFFTVSEDEVRAWTIRRGTKARPAAGKIHSDLERGFIRAEVTPYELFMEYGSEAAVKDAGKLQVEGKEYVVSDGDIMHVRFNV
- a CDS encoding CopG family transcriptional regulator; protein product: MTSLIRIQVQVTAPQADFLRALGAEEGRSLADLVREAVDGLIQEYQGIDPETRRASALGVVGHFRSGLCDVAAEHDRYLGDAFEA
- a CDS encoding PIN domain-containing protein — its product is MKVFVDTSAFFAILDADDAMHATAAAYLTSALESRTRLITSNYVVVETSALTRSRLGAEAFRAFTEKLLPVAKIEWVTPQQHSAATSAALLVGNAGPSLVDCTSFEVMRALGIGTAFAHHRHFSQAGFESAKVG